In a genomic window of uncultured Flavobacterium sp.:
- a CDS encoding DoxX family protein — MNEIIKQILYSDLGTSFNNAALLVFRVLLAVELFRVHGMKKFRVENGQREHVPNPLHLPEKLNGLVATFSDTVVPFLIILGIGTRLVVLPTIGVTAVGYFVVHRKDSLEVRDVPYMYTLSLLLILALGAGKYSLDSYLLTFLNN; from the coding sequence ATGAACGAAATTATCAAACAAATCCTTTACTCAGATTTAGGAACATCCTTCAACAATGCGGCACTTTTAGTATTTAGAGTATTACTTGCAGTTGAGCTATTCAGAGTACACGGAATGAAGAAATTCAGAGTTGAAAATGGACAAAGAGAACACGTTCCAAATCCGTTGCATTTACCAGAAAAACTAAACGGATTAGTCGCTACTTTTTCTGATACTGTAGTTCCATTTCTTATCATTTTAGGTATCGGAACCCGACTTGTTGTCTTACCAACTATTGGCGTTACAGCCGTAGGATATTTTGTTGTACACAGAAAAGATTCACTCGAAGTACGCGACGTTCCTTATATGTACACGCTGTCTTTATTATTAATTCTTGCGCTTGGAGCAGGAAAATATTCACTTGATTCTTATTTATTAACATTCTTAAACAATTAA
- a CDS encoding DNA starvation/stationary phase protection protein: MKANIGIKQESITKVVDVLTKVLADEFVLYTKTKKAHWNVEGPDFYNKHIFFEQQYEALDEIVDAVAERIRTLGHYAPGTLKEYLALTHLTEESREKNDSTGYIKELLADHESILIHLRENINNFAAELHDAGTSDYITGLLENHEKMAWMLRAHLK, from the coding sequence ATGAAAGCAAACATCGGAATTAAACAAGAAAGCATCACAAAAGTTGTAGATGTATTGACTAAAGTTTTGGCTGACGAATTTGTACTTTATACCAAAACAAAAAAAGCACATTGGAATGTAGAAGGTCCGGATTTCTACAACAAACACATCTTCTTTGAGCAACAATATGAAGCGCTTGACGAAATCGTAGATGCTGTTGCCGAAAGAATCAGAACTTTAGGTCATTATGCGCCCGGAACTTTAAAAGAATATTTGGCATTAACGCATTTAACTGAAGAATCAAGAGAGAAAAACGACAGCACAGGTTACATCAAAGAATTATTGGCAGATCACGAAAGCATTTTAATTCACTTACGTGAAAACATCAATAATTTTGCTGCCGAACTTCACGACGCCGGAACCAGCGATTATATTACCGGACTTTTAGAAAATCACGAAAAAATGGCATGGATGCTTCGTGCACACCTGAAATAA
- a CDS encoding YoaK family protein, which translates to MEIQKNIWYVTLLLTMIAGYCDTVTFVAADSIFSAHVTGNFIVFAYQIIKGSDVHAWIKLLTFPVFIMAVITGGRIALKNTNHYTILFWEGIVLVLSGIASYAFGFLEIFSEWTIYTIAMATVFAMGLQNAFGKLYAKETHGPTTMMTGNVTQASLDLGSILKNGLKDAEILLSFKKQVVTIMGFLTGCFLGAIAGKFFGLGTLIIPGIAMLICYHYHREK; encoded by the coding sequence ATGGAAATACAAAAAAACATTTGGTACGTAACCCTGCTTCTAACCATGATTGCAGGGTATTGCGATACCGTAACATTTGTTGCGGCAGATTCTATATTTTCGGCACACGTTACGGGCAACTTTATTGTCTTTGCTTATCAGATCATCAAAGGTTCTGATGTACATGCATGGATAAAATTACTGACATTTCCGGTATTTATTATGGCAGTTATTACCGGAGGAAGAATCGCCTTAAAAAACACAAATCATTATACAATCTTATTTTGGGAAGGTATCGTGTTGGTTTTAAGCGGAATTGCTTCTTATGCTTTTGGCTTTTTAGAGATTTTTTCAGAATGGACGATTTATACCATCGCAATGGCAACCGTTTTTGCAATGGGCCTTCAGAATGCTTTTGGAAAATTATATGCCAAAGAAACGCATGGTCCAACAACTATGATGACCGGAAATGTAACACAAGCTTCTTTGGATTTAGGCAGCATATTAAAAAACGGATTAAAAGATGCTGAAATCCTGTTAAGTTTTAAGAAACAAGTAGTTACTATTATGGGATTTTTGACAGGATGTTTTTTAGGCGCAATTGCAGGAAAGTTTTTTGGTTTAGGAACTCTAATTATTCCGGGAATTGCAATGCTAATATGTTACCATTATCACCGCGAAAAATAA
- a CDS encoding histidine kinase dimerization/phosphoacceptor domain -containing protein, whose translation MNNSPHLAVKNHKCILYTIAAFLFLITHTNAQSKEDPDQLKKKIASAKSDNQKVELLLALSNYYLTKPGEFKADLDNANAINTEAKNLSNSLNYKLGKGKAILLEAQIFREKGDSKNGLKKTKEALAYFQKNNLTEQQGDSYAELAIYENDLDKKAELKTTSIELFKKSGAKEKQATALKELGELYSSNENPDKADPILLESLALYKTIKFRELQGVYNILSQVYTQKGNYPEALKYALLAEKTALAMRDNSLQLSSIYNRAALVYYYLRQNNKAEEYWYKALEIAKYYKDTDYVRTIAENLCSLLIRQKKQNDALKLIKEMQVNFPTTNIERQMVENYLLFNIYRLKKDNATAAIYYKRLVAYYGENAERNGNSIAVLRSYSAYHLQVKKYDDFYRTIKLLDSCAAATGNNNIRSESYLVWFKADSARGDYLNAIKHYQLYKSLSDSVFKGEKSKQINSLQVEFDSEKKDKNIDLLTQEAKLQKIQIHNATIVRYVFIGSVVVLILFLAFLYNSFRSKKKKNEELEIQRQQINEQNELNKKMLIEKEWLLKEIHHRVKNNLQIVISLLNTQSAYLDNEDALMAIQNSQHRMHAMSLIHQKLYQSDNLANIDMSWYIYELINYMKECFDTDKNILFVLDTEKVYLDVAQAVPLGLIINEAINNAIKYAFPSDRKGEVHVSLKNTEGNQYQLIIDDNGVGLPADFEDTERDSLGMNLMIGLSDQIDGIFDMKSDKGLKIKITFTRNTEFEGSSDNAEII comes from the coding sequence ATGAATAATAGTCCCCATTTAGCAGTCAAAAACCACAAATGCATTCTATATACCATAGCTGCATTTCTGTTCCTGATTACGCACACAAATGCGCAGTCAAAAGAAGATCCTGATCAATTAAAAAAGAAAATAGCTTCGGCTAAAAGTGACAACCAAAAAGTGGAGTTACTTTTAGCTTTAAGCAATTATTATCTCACCAAACCAGGCGAATTTAAAGCGGATCTTGACAATGCAAATGCGATAAATACCGAAGCAAAAAATCTAAGCAATAGTTTAAATTATAAACTTGGTAAAGGGAAAGCAATTCTATTAGAAGCTCAGATTTTCAGAGAAAAAGGAGATTCAAAAAACGGACTAAAAAAGACGAAAGAAGCACTCGCCTATTTTCAGAAAAATAATTTAACCGAACAACAAGGTGATAGTTATGCTGAACTTGCTATTTATGAAAATGATCTGGATAAAAAAGCCGAATTAAAAACAACGTCTATCGAATTGTTCAAAAAATCAGGCGCAAAAGAAAAGCAAGCAACTGCATTAAAAGAACTTGGCGAATTATACAGCAGCAACGAAAATCCGGATAAAGCAGATCCTATTTTATTGGAATCATTGGCGCTTTATAAAACCATTAAGTTCAGGGAATTACAAGGCGTTTATAATATTCTTTCTCAGGTTTATACCCAAAAAGGAAATTATCCCGAAGCTTTAAAATATGCTTTATTGGCCGAAAAAACAGCTCTTGCAATGCGCGATAATTCCTTGCAATTGAGTTCGATTTATAATCGTGCAGCTTTGGTTTATTATTACTTACGACAAAATAATAAAGCAGAAGAATATTGGTATAAAGCGCTAGAAATCGCCAAATATTATAAGGATACAGATTATGTAAGAACCATTGCTGAGAACCTTTGTTCATTGCTTATTCGTCAGAAAAAACAAAATGATGCGCTTAAATTGATAAAAGAAATGCAGGTTAATTTTCCGACCACGAATATTGAGCGTCAAATGGTCGAAAATTATCTTTTATTTAATATTTACAGACTAAAGAAAGATAATGCTACAGCAGCAATTTATTATAAAAGACTGGTCGCTTATTATGGCGAAAATGCAGAGAGAAACGGAAATAGTATTGCGGTTTTAAGAAGTTATTCTGCTTATCATCTTCAGGTTAAAAAGTATGATGATTTCTACAGAACCATTAAACTTTTAGATTCCTGCGCGGCAGCAACCGGAAACAATAATATTAGATCTGAAAGTTATTTAGTTTGGTTTAAAGCCGATTCTGCAAGAGGAGATTATCTCAATGCAATCAAACATTATCAGCTTTATAAAAGCCTTTCTGATTCCGTTTTTAAAGGCGAAAAAAGCAAACAAATTAATAGTCTTCAGGTAGAATTTGATAGCGAAAAAAAGGACAAAAATATCGATTTGCTTACGCAGGAAGCAAAATTGCAAAAGATACAAATTCATAATGCCACAATTGTAAGATACGTTTTTATAGGAAGTGTTGTGGTTTTGATCCTTTTTCTGGCGTTTTTGTACAATAGTTTCAGATCCAAAAAGAAAAAAAACGAAGAACTAGAAATTCAGAGACAACAGATTAACGAACAAAACGAACTGAACAAAAAAATGCTGATCGAGAAAGAATGGCTTTTAAAAGAAATTCACCATCGTGTCAAAAATAATCTTCAGATTGTTATTAGTTTATTAAACACACAATCAGCTTATTTAGATAACGAAGATGCTTTAATGGCGATTCAAAATAGTCAACACAGAATGCATGCGATGTCATTGATTCATCAAAAACTATATCAATCTGATAATCTGGCTAATATAGATATGTCATGGTATATTTATGAATTAATCAATTACATGAAAGAATGCTTTGATACTGATAAAAATATTCTTTTTGTTTTAGACACAGAAAAAGTATATCTTGATGTTGCTCAAGCAGTTCCGTTAGGATTAATTATAAATGAAGCGATAAATAATGCTATTAAATATGCATTTCCTTCAGACAGAAAAGGTGAAGTACATGTTTCGCTAAAAAACACAGAAGGAAATCAATATCAACTTATTATAGACGATAATGGCGTTGGACTTCCGGCAGATTTTGAAGATACCGAAAGAGATTCTCTTGGTATGAATTTAATGATTGGTTTAAGCGATCAAATTGATGGAATTTTTGATATGAAAAGTGATAAAGGACTGAAAATCAAAATTACGTTTACCAGAAACACAGAGTTTGAAGGATCATCTGATAATGCTGAAATTATATAA